In Mustela lutreola isolate mMusLut2 chromosome 4, mMusLut2.pri, whole genome shotgun sequence, the genomic stretch agagccaaaacaaagattaatagaaacaactagaatgaagtaggcataacacaaaaattccacaggaaggtgaattaattcactccatcaacattatgaaacacctcctggacgtcagtattgtggcagcccacagggatacaatgaagacagatatagtcgtatccctcagtggtctgagaatctcacagaacagcttcagagttgggaccagaaaggcaggtcaggcctgtggctgagcaggaccaaagtggccataaagacaggccatggaaaagggaggggatggtgctggcagggggtgaggcgggACGGGAGCCTGTGCgagtagagcaaatctgcctccagggagggggttcgagagaagagtgggaggccaaaggaaggctaggcttgggaaacaacaccactaggaggccctgggaggaagaggcacaccaaggaggcagtgggagagccccacagcagctggtgtggaatccaacagcggaccacgaaaatcccttccattccaaggaaaagtacctttaacaagattttgtaaaatccaaatgagacataaaccatggaaagtattggctacctcaaggcacaactcaagatttttacctctttcacgaactctttcctgcctacccctcccctaggcttctcagcactgatatttccgttactctgcatttttcttggttctaaccatgtactgtgtcttcccttaaattatgttctccttatattctctctaggatgcaggcactgtcttaggggagggatacacgaggccactcaagctagaggagacacacaaggaaggatGGTGTCATTTATGACAAGTTTACGACAGGGCATCAGGCCGGAATtcagggcaccagacacagacgaggggggtgggggggagacagggcagcacagttttctgttagaagtgatgccacaaCTCCCCCTCCACTGTTCACCCAGGTAGAGTTCCTATTACCAATGGCTTAGAGGTGGGGAGTcccattcccacaacagagatttttctgagagaacatgcaaatgtaacatttattaagtattacattttatttatattatccttcagttccatcAGGGATTACACAGCTTTTGTAGATCAGCCCAGGAACCTAACCACACGTAGATTATGTGGGGGGGATATTTACAAGACtacaaactgttaaaatacaagtcattcgtaagttagaaaccacttacatatgaccaaagtggcattaataagttgaatttggaaatatgcttcctctcccctgacattttaaggttgtctacactgagaatatgtcttcttcaaatcgaacatgtttttttaggtttttagcatatgcaaaaacaatatcatttataactcttctgaaggtgaatattataatcatgaaccattaaaatacaaccaccagtaccaccaaactaacagatgaaaagaattcttagagaaaagccgaCGAGGACAACATGCGTCACAacagactgttttcattaattggagacttaccagaacttcttctcgtaactgtcccaaaggcacagaaagttgattgagggctttgtccatgccaacctaaaggcaaaaccaagttggcacaaacacatcacGATAAGGAGTAATAGTGACGTATCTATTTAACAATCAAAGCAGTAtcagatttaagttattttttttggCACAACTGTATTTTGCTATATAACtagctaaacaacagaagtgttatttggccattaatgttgttcatagaatatgaaaaaaatctgttgaaatacatgaaactataaaaataagggaagtcatgagaaacgaaagtttccttaagaacaatttgcctttagatgacattttaaatgaatgtgaaaaatgttCACAGAAGGTGAACAGTTCTCTGTCTGTAATTGatgatactcagccagctgatgtgaaagtctgacgggctacgtctctcttaaacattattataagccttgagaaaaatagaaattaaacagaagtaaaattttctaggtttttaatcctattgggatatttatcttagtggtatatttcccaaaagcaaatgtgcatcattaattttaatgcttcttgaaattcccacggagctgcaactttctgtgcttctctggacaagcagatttaaaacaaaatgaaggatcaacaaggagacttttctgccaagtaacaaaattcaacatttctaaatgGCTTTTACAAACAACTGATAAGCTCACTGcaaattattcttatatttttataaagccaaacttttaaaatatgaatattggccaatgttccctcaacctagctctggctaacagatatacctgggagtaaattaaacattgtaagagtggtggacatttgctcctacaaattagtctaaatcaaggaagacttcagggtaatcacttagcaactaataaaacaaccccttgggtattattatcctttacttttcactgttgactaatgaatttgaaacataatcaaactagagcagccttaaatgaataaaaactaaaacaaacaaaaaaatgtattccaaaaagtttagttcttttattaatgaaattggtaatttcttcaagtttctggtggggttggtggggtaatcaactgaaaggtttctaaaaactctgcccttttaataaatatgaaggagagagaaagtgtgtgtgtgtgtgtgtgtgtgtgtgtgtgtgtgtgtgtaggacttgtgaatttcaggtttaccaagtttgtggaaaggttgacaaaatCTGCGTAATCCTTGTTGATGAGCTCGACCATGGCTgttttaagaagtttatagtagagctccagatctcctcttagttcctccagctggacacGCTTCCTACAGACAGACAGAAAATGATTGACGtcgaaatcttcctgaaaatcaaaccagaaagaaaaaatgattgcactgataccacattttacatagaaaaataagatcagagaaagaataagaggccgtattactgcaggggaacacacacagtgacatcagggggtctgctcacttcctaagattatgggaaagggggcccctcaccaagaccattctctcctgttgcctaactctacaggcattttatttcttttaattatacatttcaaagaggctcttctcaaaatagaaacagctttttcttcttaattttaaaagtaacaaatgttcactgtcaaactttcaaccaaccacgaaatacttatgtaagagagagagagaaaaaaaatcacccactctctAATGCTCTGCAGTTGAGCActgctaatgttttatttttcttcactatttaacacagcgattcacatccttccagactttgttttggtctttctctttactttttttttttttttaagattttatttatttgagagagagagactgagagaacgagtgggaggaggggcagagggagaagctggctctctgctgagctgggagcctgatgccagggttcattccaagaccctgaaatcaagacctcaactgaaggcagacgcttaactgactgagccacccaagtgccctagtctttctctttaaaatataaattacttttggggtgcctggctggttcactgggttaaggcctctgtctttagctcaggtcatgatcccagggttttgggttcaagccccacattgggctttctgctcagcagggagcctgcttccctgtctctctctctgcctgcctctctgcctacttgtgatctctgtctgtcaaataaataaataattttttaaaaaataaaatatcaattactttttaaagaaactgacatataatggacacatgttagtttcaggtgtacaaaataaaaatttcatatttttatctgttgtgaaatgatcaccctaagactagttaacatccatcaccaaacatacacatttttttcttgtgctaagaactcttaagctttagcaactttaaatatataataatatagggcacctgtgtagctcagtgagttaaggcctctgccttcggctcaggtcatgattccagggtcttgggatcgagccccacaccaggctttctcctcagcagggagcctgtttcctcctctctctctgcctgcctctcttcctacttgtgatctctgtcaaataaataaataaaatcttaaaaaatatatagatatatataataatatactatgcagccatcaaaagaaatgaaatcttgccatgtgcaatgatgtggatggaactagagggtatgctgagtgaaataatcagagaaagacaattatcatacaatctccctgatatgaggaatttgagaggcaaagtggggggtgtgggggtagggaaggaaaaaaaatgaaacaagattggattaggagggagacaaaccataagagactcttaatctcacaaaacaaactgagggttgctggggggagaggtaTGGGGAGAGGGCGgtgggtggggttgtggacattggggagggtatgtactatggtgaatGCTGGGAAGTgggtaagcctgacaattcacacaCCTGTaaccctagggctaataatacattatatttctaataaaaaataaaataaatatacaatactacacagtattatttactacagtcactatgatgtacattacatccccagggcttatcttattaactggaagtttataccactGGACCCCTTCATCAATTTCCTCCACAacctcacctctggcaaccaccaatctgttctctatgacttcattttgttttgttttttaggttccacatgtgagggagatcatacagtatttctctttctctgtctgacttatttcactcagcacaatatcctcaaggtccatccatgttgttgcaaatggcaagacttccttcttttatggttgagtaatattccatcgtacacacacacattttctttatccattcacccgttGGTGGATactttagttatttccaagtcttggttgttgtaaatactgCCATACTCACTACTGTGAGTGTGAGTCTTGCTGGCCGCtagagccaggtgatctagagGTATACACTGGGTGGCAACTGCAAACCTCGGGGCATCATACGAGCATTCAGGCTCCTTTCCAGGAGttaccagaaagcagaagcgaggcagagggacagcgcaaagatggtacccatcagctcaatctttggagaataccttacTAGGCTCCTAGATCCATGTTAAATtagatgcctgcccctcagggctttaagataagcaaatgagcctctttcacagaaatctgaatgcatttcagtctgctgcttctgtgctgagttccagggtgggtcAGTCTACTCGCGTGACTGCTTTAAGAACTCTTTCTCAGTTTGCTAtagccttgtgggtctcatgggtgcaagctctaatggctttcaaagctggatgttttggggtcttgtctcttagatgtacgtcttggaagttggggtgccagaagtgggcctcaaaccctttgctcctcagggagaagcctggggttgtgagtaccctcccaatcccaggttgctgtaccaggggtggggtttatggcaagactgattcttacttcaacataggtttttttACTTACTCACCTAATGTGTAAGAGTCACTCAGCTAGTGTAGggttttttccacaggaaatttttccatatggagctatagattcagtgtgtatttcatagaagagatgagttcaagatcctcctatgccaccatcttgaatggaaaccccagaccttctctatgtatgtgtgtacacacacatatgtgtacacacacacacacacacacacacacaaatattcatgctcttctaaactatttcccatctggggcacctgggtagctcagtgggttaagcctctgccttcggctcaggttatatctcaggtcctgagattaagccttacatcgggctctgctcagccgggagcctactttcccccctctctctgcctgtctctctgcctccttgcaacctctctctctgtcaaataaataaataaaatcttttaaaaaaataaaaaataaaaacccattctattaaaaaaaatttcccatctaaaaatataacttgaatgtctttatgtaaaacacatacatttctattaatattttatgtgcatgctgagtgccccattgaacagatgttccaaatctttcataacctatttccaagtattggtctCACAGGTTTCCCCTTTACAATACTGTGATGCCCCGGTAGGCTTATATgcttagaggcaataaattactatctgcttcccctgtgactctgctactccctgacctgtttagtcagcaagaatcaaatgtgatgattcccaaactagttaagaacacctacacttacttcgtaattatatagcttcattaaacactatgtaaacCAAAAAAATACgactgcaaaaaaaaatcactgttcttttgaaaactaagacagctactttggaaagatttgatacaaagaaatcaataagaaaatttttgctaagttaggtATGGGTGAGATGACCACATACCAGGTAGGGAGGGGGTGATCACAGGATTCTCactcaattcagttaaagaaactgaaactgaatgcaaaaaaagacaacatagaaagctttttcttaaaaaagattctttttatttgtttgagacacagacagacagtatgagcagggaaaggggcaatgggagaaggagattccctgctgaacagggagcccaatgcgggactccatcccaggactctgaggtcatgacctgaaccgaaggtagatgcctaacctattGAGTGACCCAAGTGTCGTGACaactcagaaatctaatctgcaggccagtttccagagaaaagacctggcactgcttcaatggagaataaatgtacgtatattttttccaaataaaatgctaaaaactgtatgtaccattccctaagagtacttgtttaaactgactttCTTAGTTAATCAACCAAAGACTGACCCTGATAGTGTCGGAGAGAAGGACTTCATACCAAACCGTAATTTCACAGTCATCTACAGAAAGCCACCTGCTTCTTACACTGGTGACCAAATTAGCCTGaacctttctctcctgagaccatctCAGACCTTACATCATAGTTATGTAGTACGTCATGGGAGAGGGTCTTGGTTCATAATCCTGGCCATCCTACTCACCAACTGTATACCTTTAGGTTGATCACCTTCCCTGCCTCAGTTGAAGGCATTGTTGAAGTTCTTGAACTTCACAATGGAattctaaattgtataactggggtgcctatgtggctcagttggttaagcatctgcctttggctcaggtcatgatcccagtctcttgggtttgagttccacatcaggcgctctgctgagcaaggagcctgcttctccctctgtcccttcctcctgctcccgcactctctcactctcaaataaaatcttaaataaataaataaatcatataacttagcctcagtgaataaatgctattaggtaatattagtactcaacttaccatttatgcatttgttctcagataaacaaaagttgcataacacatgactaaataactcggaacatctgtgaatactgggttaggcagcgtttgctgtgaaaagcaaacccaaactcacagtgccataatagagacccattttacttaaccaagaatggttttactacttCAGGAATGATTTTACTTTATAGTGTAGATTTAccaagtattcaaaaagaaagtatttacaacccTTACATTTacggtcaactgatttttcacaaggatgccaagaccatttaatggggggaaaaCAGTCTTTTCGAGTGCCTGCTACTGGGACAagtgaatatctacatgcaaaagaatgaacttggaacagcaacttcacacatacacaaaaatataactcaaaatggatcaaagatttaaatgtaagagtaaaaactgtaacactctcagagaaaacaggtgaaaatctgtatgacttTGGATCGGGCAAAGCTTTCTTAGACGTGCtacacaaagcaataagaaatattagataaactgaacttgatcaaaataaaaactttcgtgtgtcaaaggacactacggagaacgtgaaaagacaacccacagaatgggagagagtatctgcaaatcatgtctgacaaggacctaataaccagaatatgcaaatatactcttagaactcaacaacaaaaagacaaataacctaacttaaaaacaagccaaagacttttgaatagacatttctccaaagatgatacacagatggtcaagagcacatgtcgggatgtttgacatccttagtcattggggaaatgcgaatcaaaagcacaagcagatgccacgtcacacccactaggacaactatggtaaaataagaaaaagaaaaagaaaaaaaaagaagaagaaaagagctgGCAAGAAGGCGAAGAAGCTGGAACCCGCCTGTATTGccagtgagaatgtaaaatagtgtggctaaggcagctaacagctcggtagctcctcaagaagttacacacgtacaattacccagcagttctacgtctaggggtatgacaccgacagaactgacaacagatgttcctgccacaacctgtacatgaatgtgcacagcagcgctgctcgtaacagccaaaagagtatatacccaacgtccaacaactgatgaatggatacataaaatgtggaagagcctcttacacaaccataaaaaggaataaactgttacatgctacaacacgagtgaagtctgaaaacattctactctcaggttaaaggaagccagacacaaaaggtcacgtgttataaattccactgatatgagatgttccagaa encodes the following:
- the LOC131829106 gene encoding conserved oligomeric Golgi complex subunit 2-like isoform X4, producing the protein MERSRMNLPKEPDTLCFDKEEFMKEDFDVNHFLSVCRKRVQLEELRGDLELYYKLLKTAMVELINKDYADFVNLSTNLVGMDKALNQLSVPLGQLREEVLVIVEQIVESHLDDLKIMYANKLLEFVPHHCRLLQEVTGGAI